The following are encoded in a window of Phaseolus vulgaris cultivar G19833 chromosome 3, P. vulgaris v2.0, whole genome shotgun sequence genomic DNA:
- the LOC137806879 gene encoding sodium/hydrogen exchanger 6-like isoform X2 has translation MYLMYRLPFVECLMFGALISATDPVTVLSIFQELGTDVNLYALVFGESVLNDAMAISLYRTMTVIKTHPSGQNFFMVVVRFLETFVGSMSAGVGVGFISALLFKYSGLDIDNLQNLESCLFVLFPYFSYMLAEGLGLSGIVSILFTGMVMKHYTFSNLSRSSQRFVSSFFELISSLAETFVFIYMGFDIAMEKHSWSHVGFIFFSIIFIGIARAVNVFSCAYLVNLVRPAYRQIPRKHQKALWYSGLRGAMAFALALQSIHDLPDGHGQTILTATTAIVVLTVLLIGGSTGTMLEALQVVGSDSPIIESPLASLTRTNFEGNNGYFSPDDEEPSSGNKIKMKLQEFQRSAASFTALDKNYLTPFFTSQNEDEAMPLTSENMGLDDLDNYSS, from the exons ATGTACCTCATGTACAGATTACCTTTTGTTGAGTGTCTAATGTTTGGTGCACTGATATCCGCAACCGATCCTGTCACTGTTTTGTCCATATTTCAG GAGCTTGGCACGGATGTCAATCTATATGCCTTGGTTTTTGGAGAATCTGTTTTGAATGATGCA ATGGCTATTTCTTTGTACAG GACAATGACAGTGATTAAAACTCATCCATCTGGACAAAATTTCTTCATGGTGGTTGTTAGATTTTTAGAGACTTTTGTTGGGTCAATGTCTGCTG GTGTTGGAGTTGGATTTATATCTGCTTTA CTATTTAAGTATTCAGGGTTGGATATTGACAA TCTTCAGAACTTGGAGAGctgtctttttgttcttttcCCGTATTTCTC GTACATGCTTGCTGAAGGTCTTGGACTGTCTGGTATTGTATCAATATTGTTCACAGGAATG gTCATGAAGCATTACACATTTTCAAATTTGTCACGTAGTTCTCAAAGATTCGTCTCTTCTTTTTTTGAGTTGATATCATCATTAGCTGAGACATTTGT ATTTATCTACATGGGCTTTGATATTGCTATGGAGAAACATAGCTGGTCGCATGTTGGATTTATATTCTTTTCCATT ATATTCATTGGAATTGCAAG GGCCGTCAATGTGTTCTCATGTGCTTATTTGGTCAACTTGGTCAGACCTGCCTATCGACAAATTCCGCGAAAACACCAGAAAGCTCTTTGGTATAGTG GACTTAGAGGGGCAATGGCGTTTGCCCTTGCACTGCAATCAATTCATGATCTGCCAGATGGACATGGACAGACCATCTTAACTGCAACTACTGCAATAGTTGTTTTGACG GTATTACTGATTGGTGGTTCAACAGGCACCATGCTGGAAGCTTTACAAGTTGTAGGTAGCGACAGTCCTATCATCGAGAGTCCTTTGGCTTCACTTACCAGAACG AATTTCGAGGGCAACAATGGTTATTTTTCTCCTGATGATGAAGAACCATCATCGGGGAACAAAATCAAGATGAAGCTACAAGAATTCCAAAGAAG TGCTGCATCTTTTACAGCATTAGATAAAAACTACCTCACCCCATTCTTCACTAGTCAAAATGAAGATGAAG CTATGCCCCTGACTTCGGAGAACATGGGATTGGATGACCTTGACAATTACTCGTCATGA
- the LOC137839357 gene encoding uncharacterized protein — translation MPPTSETTPTSPNLHPQHPPTTTSPPAIPSPNHPPNSPPPITAIPLALVETPAEPAPLDKGKGVVVVVPYEDEEDSAEGQVFKRRRTTLAAPQAATSTTSPSHRAESLRENPPSATSPPQPMALEGGVELEPAQPAQPTPAPELPLPIQETLRGYLEKMSSSSQTEGPKKEGMNYYMGAFIACANTWRAQAKTRVVEASAFQALEKENASLKEEKESLARRWERQEEAYKVSLKVAQKAKEEANKRLHEAGQAHAELLNQVVPLRVKAVELEGEVEASKIQQKKLEAHYIDREQKLGKTEAALEAKTNDCNLLTAENTTLQAKVQELVAALAAKDQEMASQAENFKATEEKLIEEAATGFADGFAEALVKASCANPGINISKCSPFSEVVEGKIVPLMAPED, via the coding sequence ATGCCTCCAACCTCTGAAACTACTCCTACCTCCCCAAACCTTCACCCCCAACACCCACCTACGACAACATCTCCTCCAGCTATTCCCTCTCCAAACCACCCCCCAAACTCACCACCCCCCATAACAGCCATTCCACTTGCTTTGGTTGAGACTCCTGCTGAACCAGCCCCCCTTGATAAAGGCAAaggggtggtggtggtggtgccTTATGAAGACGAGGAAGACTCTGCTGAAGGGCAAGTCTTCAAGAGAAGAAGGACTACCTTGGCTGCTCCTCAGGCTGCTACCTCCACCACTTCCCCCTCCCACAGGGCTGAGTCTCTTAgggagaaccctccaagcgccaccTCACCCCCACAACCAATGGCCTTGGAGGGCGGGGTTGAGTTAGAACCTGCTCAACCTGCTCAACCTACACCTGCACCAGAGCTTCCCCTACCAATCCAAGAAACTCTCAGGGGCTACTTGGAGAAGATGTCTTCAAGCAGCCAAACTGAAGGGCCCAAGAAGGAAGGCATGAATTACTATATGGGCGCCTTCATTGCCTGTGCCAATACCTGGCGTGCCCAAGCTAAAACCAGAGTGGTCGAAGCCTCTGCTTTCCAAGCTTTGGAGAAGGAGAATGCCTCGctgaaagaggagaaagagaGCTTGGCCCGTCGGTGGGAGCGCCAAGAGGAGGCCTACAAGGTCTCTTTGAAGGTGGCACAAAAGGCTAAGGAGGAGGCCAATAAACGACTGCATGAGGCGGGGCAAGCCCATGCTGAGCTTCTTAATCAGGTCGTGCCCCTCCGCGTTAAAGCTGTGGAGCTTGAAGGCGAGGTGGAAGCTTCCAAGATACAACAGAAGAAGCTTGAAGCCCACTACATTGACCGGGAGCAGAAACTGGGAAAAACTGAGGCAGCCCTGGAGGCCAAAACCAACGATTGCAACTTGCTAACTGCCGAAAACACCACTCTGCAGGCCAAAGTTCAGGAGCTAGTTGCTGCTTTGGCGGCCAAAGACCAAGAGATGGCCTCTCAAGCTGAGAACTTCAAGGCCACAGAGGAAAAGTTAATCGAAGAGGCTGCGACGGGGTTCGCTGATGGATTTGCTGAGGCCCTTGTCAAAGCATCTTGTGCAAACCCTGGGATCAATATTTCAAAGTGCAGCCCCTTCAGCGAAGTGGTCGAAGGCAAAATTGTGCCCTTGATGGCTCCTGAAGATTAG
- the LOC137806879 gene encoding sodium/hydrogen exchanger 6-like isoform X1: MTKGNNQISPADGVDVSGGSKEQQAAGVGILLQIMMLVLSFVLGHVLRRKKIYVLPEASASLLIGLLVGTLANISHTQTSIRAWFNFHEEFFFLFLLPPIIFQSGFSLSPKPFFSNFGAIVTFAIFGTFLASIVTGVLVYLGGLMYLMYRLPFVECLMFGALISATDPVTVLSIFQELGTDVNLYALVFGESVLNDAMAISLYRTMTVIKTHPSGQNFFMVVVRFLETFVGSMSAGVGVGFISALLFKYSGLDIDNLQNLESCLFVLFPYFSYMLAEGLGLSGIVSILFTGMVMKHYTFSNLSRSSQRFVSSFFELISSLAETFVFIYMGFDIAMEKHSWSHVGFIFFSIIFIGIARAVNVFSCAYLVNLVRPAYRQIPRKHQKALWYSGLRGAMAFALALQSIHDLPDGHGQTILTATTAIVVLTVLLIGGSTGTMLEALQVVGSDSPIIESPLASLTRTNFEGNNGYFSPDDEEPSSGNKIKMKLQEFQRSAASFTALDKNYLTPFFTSQNEDEAMPLTSENMGLDDLDNYSS; the protein is encoded by the exons ATGACGAAGGGTAACAATCAAATATCTCCGGCGGACGGCGTGGACGTGAGCGGCGGAAGCAAAGAGCAGCAGGCGGCGGGAGTGGGGATTCTCCTTCAGATAATGATGTTGGTTTTGTCTTTTGTGTTAGGTCACGTCCTTCGTCGCAAGAAGATTTACGTTCTTCCCGAAGCCAGCGCTTCTCTTCTCATTGGCTTGCTCGTTGGTACACTCGCTAACATTTCTCACACTCAAACTAGTATCAG GGCGTGGTTCAACTTTCACGAGGagtttttcttcctcttccttttACCTCCTATAATATT TCAGTCTGGCTTCAGTCTCTCGCCT AAACCTTTTTTCTCTAATTTTGGAGCTATTGTTACATTTGCTATATTCGGCACCTTTCTGGCTTCCATTGTGACGGGTGTCTTGGT TTATCTTGGTGGATTGATGTACCTCATGTACAGATTACCTTTTGTTGAGTGTCTAATGTTTGGTGCACTGATATCCGCAACCGATCCTGTCACTGTTTTGTCCATATTTCAG GAGCTTGGCACGGATGTCAATCTATATGCCTTGGTTTTTGGAGAATCTGTTTTGAATGATGCA ATGGCTATTTCTTTGTACAG GACAATGACAGTGATTAAAACTCATCCATCTGGACAAAATTTCTTCATGGTGGTTGTTAGATTTTTAGAGACTTTTGTTGGGTCAATGTCTGCTG GTGTTGGAGTTGGATTTATATCTGCTTTA CTATTTAAGTATTCAGGGTTGGATATTGACAA TCTTCAGAACTTGGAGAGctgtctttttgttcttttcCCGTATTTCTC GTACATGCTTGCTGAAGGTCTTGGACTGTCTGGTATTGTATCAATATTGTTCACAGGAATG gTCATGAAGCATTACACATTTTCAAATTTGTCACGTAGTTCTCAAAGATTCGTCTCTTCTTTTTTTGAGTTGATATCATCATTAGCTGAGACATTTGT ATTTATCTACATGGGCTTTGATATTGCTATGGAGAAACATAGCTGGTCGCATGTTGGATTTATATTCTTTTCCATT ATATTCATTGGAATTGCAAG GGCCGTCAATGTGTTCTCATGTGCTTATTTGGTCAACTTGGTCAGACCTGCCTATCGACAAATTCCGCGAAAACACCAGAAAGCTCTTTGGTATAGTG GACTTAGAGGGGCAATGGCGTTTGCCCTTGCACTGCAATCAATTCATGATCTGCCAGATGGACATGGACAGACCATCTTAACTGCAACTACTGCAATAGTTGTTTTGACG GTATTACTGATTGGTGGTTCAACAGGCACCATGCTGGAAGCTTTACAAGTTGTAGGTAGCGACAGTCCTATCATCGAGAGTCCTTTGGCTTCACTTACCAGAACG AATTTCGAGGGCAACAATGGTTATTTTTCTCCTGATGATGAAGAACCATCATCGGGGAACAAAATCAAGATGAAGCTACAAGAATTCCAAAGAAG TGCTGCATCTTTTACAGCATTAGATAAAAACTACCTCACCCCATTCTTCACTAGTCAAAATGAAGATGAAG CTATGCCCCTGACTTCGGAGAACATGGGATTGGATGACCTTGACAATTACTCGTCATGA
- the LOC137839358 gene encoding uncharacterized protein has translation MLSVDGSSNQQGSGAGIVLEGPNGVLIEQALRFAFKASNNQTEYEALIAGMLLAKEMGAQSLLAKSDSQLVTRQVTGKYQEKDPQMAVYLKYVQVLRGAFATFELVHVPREQNARADLLAKLASSGKGGRQRTVIQETLKTLRKFVADNRVDVLHISTAKGKPRSHRSLIQDTARTPRISTYAASPEEEKCVQVCAMEERDTWMMPYRRYIADGILPTEPGEGKRIKKNFARYTLVDGVLFRHGFTHPILTCVSGDECTRVMSELHEGICGSHVGGKIISFQGDSRRVLLAIGEGRLCEVRPAMQAVSDAC, from the coding sequence ATGCTTtcagtggatgggtcctccaatcaACAGGGGAGCGgcgcgggaatagtcttggaggggcctaatggggtgttgatcgagcaagccctacgtttcgccttcaaggcaagtaataaCCAAACTGAGTATGAGGCTTTAATCgctggaatgctcttggccaaagaAATGGGTGCGCAGAGCCTCTTAGCAAAGAGTGATTCGCAGTTGGTCACAAGGCAGGTGACTGGGAAGTATCAGGaaaaggacccacagatggcggtgTATCTGAAATATGTCCAAGTGTTGAGGGGAGCTTTCGCTACGTTCGAGCTTGTGCATGTCCCTAGagaacaaaatgccagagctgacctgctcgccaagctggccagctcaggcaaggggggaaggcagaggacagtcattcaagagacgctcaaaacgCTGCGAAAGTTTGTggcagacaacagggtggatgttcTTCACATCAGTACGGCGAAGGGAAAGCCAAGGAGCCATCGCTCTTTGATTCAAGATACGGCGAGGACACCCCGCATCAGCACCTATGCGGCCTCGCCCGAGGAAGAGAAGTGTGTGCAAGTATGTGCCATGGAAGAAAGGGACACGTGGATGATGCCTTATAGGCGATACATTGCAGATGGGATTCTCCCAACAGAGCCTGGAGAGGGAAAGAGGATAAAGAAGAACTTTGCAAGGTACACTCTCGTTGATGGAGTGCTGTTTAGGCATGGGTTCACGCACCCAATTCTGACATGTGTGAGTGGCGATGAGTGTACGAGGGTCATGTCAGAACTCCACGAGGGgatttgtggaagccacgtGGGGGGGAAGATCATTAGCTTCCAAGGTGATTCGCGCAGGGTTTTATTGGCCATCGGTGAGGGAAGATTGTGTGAGGTACGGCCAGcgatgcaagcagtgtcagatgcatgctga